CTGTACTCGCTATACTAGGCGCCCGGGGCGCTTCAGATATCGGTTGGTGATGGCGTCGGCGGCCCAGAAGGCGAGCGCGCCGACCGGGCCGGTCGGGTTGCGTCCGGCATTTTGCGGCAGCGCGCTTGCGCCCAGCACGAACACATTGGGCACGTCCCACGACTGGCAATATTTGTTGACCGCACTGGTGCGCGGATCGTCGCCGAACACCGCGCCGCCGGTATTGTGCGACGTCTGATACGGCACCGATGAGAAGCGCCGCCCGGGGATCAGCCGTCCCGGTGCCGGCGTGGCCGAAGCCTTCTTGCCGCTCATCTCGGCGGCGATCTGCTGGCAGATCGCGGTATTTGCGGCGATGATCTTCTGTTCGTTGGCCTGCCAGTCGAAGGTGACGCGCAGCAGCGGCCGGCCCCAGGCATCGCGATAGGTGGGATCGAGATCGAGGAAGTTCTGCCGGTACGACATCACCGCGCCCTGGAACCCGACCCCGGTCGAATGCTGATAGCCATCGGCCATCGCCTTCTTCCACCCGGCACCCCAGCGCGGTTGGCCAGGACCCGTCGGGTGATAGTTCAGCGGATCGCCGCTGTTCTGGCCCGCGCTGATGCCACCGCCGGCGATATAGCCCGCCTTGCCGAAGTCGAAGTTATCCCCGTTCCAATCGTCGATCCAGGTGCCGAGCGCGCCGGATCCCATGAACGGGTTGATGAAGGTGTCGCGCGGCACCTCGACGCGCGCGCCGCCCAGGCTCTGGAAGGCGTAGTTGCGCCCCACCACGCCGGTATTGCTCTGCGCGTCATAGGGCTTGCCGATCCCCGAATACAGCATCAGCTGGACGTTGCCGGTAACGAAGGCGCCGAGCACCACCAAATCGGCGGGCTGCTCATATTCGCGCCCGCGCGCGTCGACATAGGTGACGCCGGTCGCGCGCTTACCCTCGCTGTCGAGGTTGACCTTCATCACCATCGAATTGGTGCGCAGCTCGAAATTGCGGTTCTTGCGCGCCAGCGGGATCATCGTGAAATGCGGGCTCGCCTTGGCGTTCGCCTCGCACCCGTAATTGGTGCAGTGGCCGCAATAATGGCACTGGCCCAGCGCCACGCCGTCGGGGTTCACATAATCGCCCGAACAATTGGCGGTGGGGATGGGGAAGGGGTTGTACCCCAGATTCTTGGTCGCCGCCTCGAACATCACCATGCTCTGCGCCGCGGTCATCGGCGGCAGCGGGAATTCGTTGCGGCGCGGCGCCTCGAACGGGTTGCCGCCGGGCTGGATCTTGCCGCGCAGATTGCCCGCCTTGCCCGAAATGCCGCAGACCTTCTCGAACCGGTCGTAATAGGGCTCGATGTCCTTATAGGCGATCGGCCAGTCCTGCAGGTGCATGTCCGACGGGATGATCGACCGCCCATATTTCTCGACCGTGCCCGACAGCATCCGATGTTCCCATTCGGACCAGCGCCAGGTGAGCCCCGACCAATGCGCGCCCGATCCGCCGACATTCGTGCCGGGGATGAAGAAGCCATATTGCCGCATCGGCAGCGCGGTCTGGCTGGCGTCGTTGCGGAAGGTCACCGTCTCCTTCGACAGATCCTGCGCTAGTTCGAGCCGGCGCGAATATTTGAGCGCGTCGTGCGATTGCGGCGCGGCGAAATCGGGGCTGGTGTCCTGGAACCGGCCGCGTTCGAGCATCACGACCTTGAGG
The genomic region above belongs to Sphingomonas qomolangmaensis and contains:
- a CDS encoding GMC family oxidoreductase, which encodes MAVKLPPVDVVIVGSGWTGGIVAKELAPTGLKVVMLERGRFQDTSPDFAAPQSHDALKYSRRLELAQDLSKETVTFRNDASQTALPMRQYGFFIPGTNVGGSGAHWSGLTWRWSEWEHRMLSGTVEKYGRSIIPSDMHLQDWPIAYKDIEPYYDRFEKVCGISGKAGNLRGKIQPGGNPFEAPRRNEFPLPPMTAAQSMVMFEAATKNLGYNPFPIPTANCSGDYVNPDGVALGQCHYCGHCTNYGCEANAKASPHFTMIPLARKNRNFELRTNSMVMKVNLDSEGKRATGVTYVDARGREYEQPADLVVLGAFVTGNVQLMLYSGIGKPYDAQSNTGVVGRNYAFQSLGGARVEVPRDTFINPFMGSGALGTWIDDWNGDNFDFGKAGYIAGGGISAGQNSGDPLNYHPTGPGQPRWGAGWKKAMADGYQHSTGVGFQGAVMSYRQNFLDLDPTYRDAWGRPLLRVTFDWQANEQKIIAANTAICQQIAAEMSGKKASATPAPGRLIPGRRFSSVPYQTSHNTGGAVFGDDPRTSAVNKYCQSWDVPNVFVLGASALPQNAGRNPTGPVGALAFWAADAITNRYLKRPGRLV